A window of Sphingobacterium kitahiroshimense genomic DNA:
TGCTGATTTAGAAACATATACGAATGGATTTTACGGCATGATTGGTCCTACTTATAGCGATGGATTTACGGATAATATTGCGGGTATGAGTGGATCGTCAACAACAGATGCAATGGTTAGAGGTAATCTAACAATTGCTAATGCTGGTGGATGGGGAGGATGGGATAACGTGCGTAGAATCAATTTTATGCTACAAAGAGTTGCAAACACGACGGGAGATCAAGCTTCGATTAATCATTATGTAGGTATTGCTCGTTTTTTTAGAGCAAACCTATATTATAATATGGTGATGACTTATGGTGATGTGCCTTGGTACAACCAGGTGATCAAAGATACGGATGAAGACTTGCTGATGAAAAAGCAAGATAGCCGGACTTTAGTTGTCGATTCTATTATGGCCGATTTAGAATATGCGGTGGCGCATATTAAACCTGGAGGAACAAATACCAGAGTGACGAAATGGGTCGCATTGACCTTGCTGTCTCGTATTGCTCTTTATGAAGGGACGTATCGTAAGTATCACACATATCTTAATTTAGAAGAGACTGCCCATAAATTTTTGGAAAGATCGGCAAGTGCTTCTAAGCAGATAATGGATCAGGGAGGATTTAGTATCACTAATACAGGTAAGCTTCAAGAAGATTACAGGAACTTATTTGCTAGCAAAGATTTGTCAGCCAATAAAGAAATTATTTATTTATGGAAGAATGGCGAAGCGGATGGGGTAGCTAATAATACGCATACTGTATTTGATTACCAATGGGCATTGAGTAAAGACTTGATGGAGGAATTTCTGATGAAGGATGGTTCCCGTTTTACTTCATTACCTGATTATGATAAAAAACAGGTGACTGAAATATTTAAAAATCGCGATCCTCGTTTAGCAGAGAATATTATGGAACCTGGTTTTAAAACGAATCCTGATGTTAATATTCCTTATGTATTGAAACCAAGTTATGGTGGATATCTTCAGATTAAATTTTATCCTAGAGATCCAAATCAGCGTAAGGGATGGAACTTAAACTACACGGATCTTCCAATGATGCGTTATGCTGAGGTACTTTTAAACTATGCAGAAGCGCAAGCAGAAC
This region includes:
- a CDS encoding RagB/SusD family nutrient uptake outer membrane protein, giving the protein MKNIVIISLAFVAVLALTSCQKDFLDRFPQTSVTENSTFKTPADLETYTNGFYGMIGPTYSDGFTDNIAGMSGSSTTDAMVRGNLTIANAGGWGGWDNVRRINFMLQRVANTTGDQASINHYVGIARFFRANLYYNMVMTYGDVPWYNQVIKDTDEDLLMKKQDSRTLVVDSIMADLEYAVAHIKPGGTNTRVTKWVALTLLSRIALYEGTYRKYHTYLNLEETAHKFLERSASASKQIMDQGGFSITNTGKLQEDYRNLFASKDLSANKEIIYLWKNGEADGVANNTHTVFDYQWALSKDLMEEFLMKDGSRFTSLPDYDKKQVTEIFKNRDPRLAENIMEPGFKTNPDVNIPYVLKPSYGGYLQIKFYPRDPNQRKGWNLNYTDLPMMRYAEVLLNYAEAQAELGKITQGELDLTIGLLRRRVGMPTLKLADAQSNIDPIMASKYSNVKHANKGIVLEIRRERRIELASEGFRFNDLNRWYVGELFAVNPKGIYVPGFGALDVTGDGEPDLVILEKESDKASLPEKYKALPGYYVSENNIYLSNGSSGHIVFFKDKNQPRQWIDGPKYYYRPIPIGQTVLNPNLIQPLGWR